The proteins below are encoded in one region of Takifugu rubripes chromosome 1, fTakRub1.2, whole genome shotgun sequence:
- the igfbp5b gene encoding insulin-like growth factor-binding protein 5b, with the protein MFLSFCLLVTFILGLSGCLGSYVPCEPCDQKALSMCPPVPVGCQLIKEPGCGCCLTCALSEGQACGVYTGTCTQGLRCLPRSGEEKPLHALLHGRGVCTNEKGYKPAHPPIDHESHEDPITTEITEELQPAKVPIHPKDIVSSKKVHALQKELKRKLGKQRSMGSPMDYSPLPIDKHEPEFGPCRRKLDGIIQGMKDTSRIMALSLYLPNCDRKGFFKRKQCKPSRGRKRGICWCVDKYGVQLPGTDYSGGDIQCKDLENSNNSE; encoded by the exons ATGTTTCTGAGTTTTTGCCTCTTGGTGACATTTATCTTGGGGCTGTCCGGGTGTTTGGGCTCTTACGTGCCGTGCGAGCCTTGTGACCAGAAGGCGCTCTCCATGTGTCCTCCGGTCCCGGTCGGCTGCCAGCTAATCAAAGAGCCGGGCTGCGGATGCTGCCTAACGTGCGCCCTGTCCGAGGGCCAGGCGTGCGGCGTTTACACAGGGACCTGCACCCAGGGCCTCCGCTGCCTGCCGAGGAGCGGCGAGGAGAAGCCCCTGCACGCGCTTCTCCATGGCAGGGGGGTGTGCACCAACGAGAAAGGATACAAACCTGCTCACCCACCCATAG ATCACGAGTCTCACGAGGACCCAATAACCACAGAGATTACAGAGGAACTGCAGCCAGCTAAAGTGCCAATCCATCCCAAAGACATTGTGAGCAGTAAAAAAGTCCATGCCCTGCAGAAAGAACTGAAGAGGAAACTTGGCAAGCAGCGCTCAATGGGATCCCCCATGGACTACTCACCACTGCCCATCGACAAACACGAGCCTGAGTTT GGTCCGTGCCGAAGAAAGTTGGATGGAATCATTCAAGGAATGAAAGACACTTCACGTATTATGGCTCTCTCTTTGTACCTTCCCAACTGTGACCGAAAAGGATTCTTCAAACGCAAGCAG TGTAAACCATCTCGGGGACGCAAACGAGGCATCTGCTGGTGTGTGGACAAGTATGGCGTTCAGCTCCCCGGCACAGACTACAGTGGAGGAGACATTCAGTGTAAAGACCtcgaaaacagcaacaacagcgagTGA